A DNA window from Flammeovirga agarivorans contains the following coding sequences:
- a CDS encoding mechanosensitive ion channel family protein yields the protein MVKPISKLFLLLLSFFTIQLNAQSLDSLISFPEDHEFYSYHKIDSFEYSLSSPYHTFHTLYDFLDEDNFHPGIAARVFNKNIGSIEKRQQLAEDLKLILSAKGIYPHNTNVSLLKNYVDKKTNKRRFTITDKYPDIYLIKYSDGNWYFSRYTSERIPYIFNEIYPGISRKIIEFVLKIKQNNNQLLGKDTWQITSLFSLILMLVIVGYLLNYLLKFATLKITNPDYKSFILDRIINHFIKPVNYAILLYMFNWLLPLFLIDSDLSYYLSTVVRVLLGIAILLILYRSVDIIVYQMYHKTKYNRLNFNENLSPIVKTSMRIFAVLIGIGIFFNMLGYDITNFIAGLSFGGIVIAFAAQDTVKNFIGSIMLFADQPFRVGDYIEIDNLSGVVEEIGFRSTKVRTFEDSVMVFPNSLLSDNRVDNKGMRNSRRFRTLISITYNTPRTKIIKFTNEIREIIKNHPLSKPDAYYVHLNEFGPSSLDLLFQMYICTNERIIELQAREEIMLEIIRLSEEIGVEFAFPTQTVYFNNEDEINNDTEKGIT from the coding sequence ATGGTAAAACCAATCAGTAAACTATTTTTATTATTACTTTCATTTTTCACCATTCAATTGAATGCACAATCTCTTGATTCACTAATCAGTTTCCCTGAGGATCATGAGTTTTATTCATATCATAAAATTGATAGTTTCGAATATTCATTAAGTAGTCCATACCATACTTTTCATACATTGTATGACTTTTTGGATGAAGATAATTTTCATCCTGGAATTGCTGCGAGAGTATTTAATAAAAATATTGGTTCAATAGAAAAACGACAACAGTTAGCAGAAGATTTAAAACTTATTCTAAGTGCCAAAGGTATTTATCCACACAACACTAATGTTTCATTACTTAAGAACTATGTGGATAAAAAGACAAACAAAAGAAGGTTTACTATAACAGATAAATACCCTGACATTTATCTTATTAAATATTCAGATGGAAACTGGTACTTCTCAAGATATACATCCGAAAGGATTCCTTATATATTTAATGAAATCTATCCAGGCATCTCAAGAAAAATTATTGAGTTTGTCTTAAAAATCAAACAAAATAACAATCAACTATTAGGGAAAGATACATGGCAAATCACATCGTTATTTTCATTAATCCTGATGTTAGTAATAGTGGGTTATTTATTGAACTACTTATTAAAGTTTGCCACTCTTAAGATCACTAACCCAGATTATAAAAGCTTTATCCTTGATCGGATCATAAATCATTTTATCAAGCCCGTAAACTATGCTATTCTATTATACATGTTTAATTGGCTATTACCATTATTCTTGATTGATAGTGATTTATCTTATTACCTTTCTACTGTTGTACGAGTATTATTAGGCATCGCTATTTTACTAATACTCTATAGATCTGTTGATATTATTGTGTATCAGATGTATCACAAGACAAAATACAATAGATTAAACTTTAATGAGAACCTATCTCCTATTGTGAAAACCTCGATGAGGATTTTCGCAGTATTAATTGGTATAGGAATTTTCTTTAATATGCTTGGGTATGATATCACCAACTTTATAGCAGGACTTTCATTTGGTGGTATTGTCATCGCTTTTGCTGCTCAAGACACAGTAAAAAACTTTATTGGCTCCATTATGCTTTTTGCCGATCAGCCGTTTAGAGTTGGAGATTATATTGAAATCGATAATTTGAGTGGTGTGGTTGAGGAAATTGGATTCCGTTCTACCAAAGTTAGAACTTTTGAAGATTCAGTAATGGTATTCCCGAATAGTTTATTATCAGATAATAGAGTTGATAATAAAGGAATGCGTAACTCAAGAAGGTTTAGAACCTTGATTTCGATTACTTATAATACTCCGAGGACAAAGATTATTAAGTTTACAAATGAGATTAGAGAGATTATCAAAAATCATCCATTAAGTAAACCTGATGCTTATTATGTACATCTAAATGAGTTTGGGCCAAGTTCGTTAGATCTTCTTTTTCAAATGTACATCTGTACCAATGAGAGGATTATTGAGCTTCAAGCTCGAGAAGAAATTATGTTAGAAATCATTCGCTTATCGGAAGAAATAGGTGTTGAGTTTGCGTTCCCAACTCAAACGGTTTATTTTAATAATGAAGATGAAATAAATAATGATACAGAAAAGGGTATCACTTAA